The Propionispora vibrioides DNA segment GGAACTTCCACATCTACCGTTTCACATTTAATCATTTCCACCGATTTTTTCCGTAAAAAACCGGCGAAAACCATTTCGTCAATATCTTTAGGCAGTACGTGCAATTGTCCGGTCATGGCCTTACTGCCAAAAGTCGCCACACCAAATCGGCTGGACTCTTCGGCCGCAAAAATGACGATCTCTACCGGATGGGTTAGGGGACCTCTTTTTTGCAGTTCTTTCACGGCTTGGATTGCAGCCACCACTCCCAAGGTTCCGTCGTATTTACCGCCTTCGGGAACGGTATCCAAATGGGAGCCGGTCATAACGACCGTCTGCTCAGGATCACTCCCTTCCAGCCGGGCAATGAT contains these protein-coding regions:
- a CDS encoding M20/M25/M40 family metallo-hydrolase, whose amino-acid sequence is MDKQETLRLIEEIALFGKGEKGITRLAFSDSDIQARNYIVKFLQTMGLLVRVDGAGNIIARLEGSDPEQTVVMTGSHLDTVPEGGKYDGTLGVVAAIQAVKELQKRGPLTHPVEIVIFAAEESSRFGVATFGSKAMTGQLHVLPKDIDEMVFAGFLRKKSVEMIKCETVDVEVP